In a single window of the Microcoleus sp. FACHB-831 genome:
- the pckA gene encoding phosphoenolpyruvate carboxykinase (ATP) encodes MNGKTYKQKSLGTPHVCNRYPNIVVNPLGEPTLAHSAGAGANANANVSPSRLLNSLGMKNLGNVYRNLPVSQLIEHALARGEGVLAANGSLSVKTGKYTGRSPEDKFIVDEPSIHDEVDWNKVNVPISVEKFNVLYKRVLTYVQGRDLYIFDGYVGADPSYRMGVRIVNELAFQNLFAHQLFIRPTVGELQHHQADFTVIAVPGMEGDPEIDGINSEAFIIVSLEKKIVLIGGSRYAGEIKKSVFSFMNYFMTKRDVLPMHCAANMDKTGNTALFFGLSGTGKTTVSTDANRLLIGDDEHGWSGSGVFNFEGGCYAKTIKLSRENEPQIWEAIRFGAVMENVVLDEDTREPDYDDDSLTENTRVAYPREFIPNCAIAGMGGHPNTVIFLTADAFGVLPPIAELSQQQAIYHFLSGYTSKLAGTERGITEPQATFSACFGKPFLPLSPVVYAEMLLERLTKHNATVYLVNTGWSGGPYGVGRRIAIQHTRTIVNAAINNQLATITFKPHPIFKILMPEHIPNVPSEILDPRNTWSDQLAYDRQAQLLAKKFVENFKQFKMASPEIVKAGPYVE; translated from the coding sequence ATGAATGGAAAGACTTACAAACAAAAGTCTTTGGGGACTCCTCATGTCTGCAACAGATACCCAAATATAGTGGTCAATCCGCTAGGTGAACCGACTTTAGCCCACAGTGCAGGAGCAGGGGCAAATGCCAATGCGAACGTCAGCCCAAGTCGCCTGCTAAATTCTCTCGGCATGAAAAATCTGGGTAATGTATATCGGAATCTACCAGTATCCCAACTAATAGAACACGCTTTGGCGCGGGGAGAAGGCGTTCTAGCGGCTAATGGGAGTTTGAGCGTCAAAACGGGTAAATACACCGGGCGATCGCCTGAAGATAAGTTCATTGTTGATGAACCTAGCATCCATGACGAAGTGGATTGGAACAAGGTTAACGTACCTATCTCGGTGGAAAAATTTAACGTTCTGTATAAGCGGGTGCTTACCTATGTTCAGGGTAGAGATTTATATATATTTGATGGCTATGTAGGAGCCGACCCCAGCTACAGGATGGGCGTGAGAATAGTTAATGAGCTAGCTTTTCAAAATCTCTTTGCTCATCAGCTATTCATCAGGCCAACTGTAGGAGAATTACAACACCATCAGGCTGATTTTACAGTAATCGCAGTTCCCGGAATGGAAGGCGATCCAGAAATTGACGGTATTAATAGCGAGGCATTTATCATTGTCAGTTTAGAGAAAAAAATTGTATTAATCGGGGGTTCTCGATACGCGGGAGAGATAAAGAAGTCAGTATTTTCATTCATGAATTACTTCATGACCAAACGCGACGTTTTACCGATGCATTGTGCCGCAAATATGGATAAAACTGGCAACACAGCTTTATTTTTCGGTCTATCTGGTACTGGTAAGACAACTGTATCTACCGATGCTAACCGTCTTCTAATTGGAGATGATGAGCATGGGTGGTCTGGCTCTGGTGTGTTTAATTTTGAGGGAGGATGTTACGCCAAAACTATTAAACTGTCACGCGAAAACGAACCGCAGATTTGGGAAGCCATCCGCTTTGGCGCGGTAATGGAAAACGTAGTTCTCGATGAAGATACAAGAGAACCAGATTACGATGATGACAGCTTGACTGAGAATACAAGAGTTGCTTATCCACGGGAGTTTATTCCCAATTGCGCGATCGCAGGTATGGGAGGTCATCCAAATACGGTAATATTCCTAACTGCTGATGCCTTCGGGGTGCTGCCACCAATTGCCGAACTCAGCCAACAGCAAGCAATATACCATTTTTTATCTGGTTACACTAGCAAATTAGCAGGAACAGAGCGCGGAATTACAGAACCTCAAGCAACTTTTTCCGCTTGTTTTGGTAAGCCATTTTTACCCCTTTCACCTGTTGTGTATGCCGAGATGTTGTTGGAAAGGCTAACAAAGCACAATGCTACAGTTTACCTAGTAAATACTGGTTGGTCCGGTGGCCCATATGGAGTTGGCCGCCGCATTGCCATTCAACATACTCGCACGATAGTAAATGCAGCGATCAACAATCAGCTTGCTACCATTACGTTCAAACCTCATCCAATATTTAAGATATTGATGCCTGAACATATCCCTAATGTGCCCTCTGAAATTTTAGATCCGAGGAATACTTGGAGCGACCAATTAGCTTACGACCGCCAAGCGCAGCTTTTGGCTAAGAAGTTTGTAGAAAACTTCAAGCAGTTTAAAATGGCTAGTCCAGAAATAGTTAAGGCTGGCCCCTATGTAGAATAG
- a CDS encoding nucleoside hydrolase, with amino-acid sequence MSKQLVLMDHDGGVDDYLSTMLLLTMEHIQLLGVVVTPADCYVQPAVSATRKILDLMGHSKIPVAESTVRGINPFPRLFRRDSFVVDNLPILNEREIIQTPLLKESGQSFMVRILKEAPSPVTIMVTGPLTTLATALDIAPEIEAKIKEIVWMGGALNVPGNVSKDIEPRQDGSAEWNAYWDPISCDRVWQTSIPIILCPLDLTNNVPVTSELVHQMGKQRRYPVSDLVGQCYALVIPQDYYFWDVLATAYLGHPEFYELREEETVIVTTGVSQGRTKVEAGGRKIRVMYNVDKEQFYAYILQQWAR; translated from the coding sequence ATGTCCAAACAACTTGTATTAATGGATCATGATGGTGGAGTAGATGACTATCTCTCCACTATGCTGCTGCTGACAATGGAACATATTCAACTGTTAGGTGTCGTCGTTACCCCTGCTGATTGCTATGTTCAACCTGCTGTCAGCGCAACTCGCAAAATTCTCGATTTGATGGGTCATTCTAAAATTCCAGTTGCAGAAAGTACCGTGCGCGGTATTAATCCCTTTCCGCGTTTGTTTCGCCGCGATTCTTTTGTTGTTGATAATCTCCCTATTCTTAACGAACGAGAAATAATTCAAACACCGTTGCTAAAAGAAAGCGGTCAATCTTTTATGGTGCGAATATTAAAAGAAGCACCATCACCAGTAACCATAATGGTAACTGGCCCCCTAACGACACTAGCAACTGCCCTCGATATCGCACCAGAAATTGAAGCGAAAATTAAAGAAATTGTCTGGATGGGAGGGGCACTAAATGTTCCTGGTAATGTGAGTAAAGATATCGAGCCAAGACAAGATGGTTCTGCGGAATGGAATGCTTATTGGGACCCAATATCATGCGATCGCGTCTGGCAAACTTCTATCCCTATCATACTTTGCCCGTTAGATTTAACCAACAATGTACCAGTAACTTCAGAATTAGTTCATCAGATGGGAAAACAACGTCGTTATCCTGTTTCCGATTTGGTAGGACAATGTTATGCCCTCGTTATCCCCCAAGATTATTATTTCTGGGATGTTCTTGCTACCGCCTACTTGGGACATCCAGAGTTTTATGAATTACGTGAAGAAGAAACAGTAATTGTTACAACAGGAGTTAGTCAAGGACGGACGAAAGTTGAAGCTGGTGGCAGGAAAATTCGCGTAATGTATAACGTGGACAAAGAGCAATTCTATGCCTACATTTTGCAGCAATGGGCGCGTTAA
- the rsmI gene encoding 16S rRNA (cytidine(1402)-2'-O)-methyltransferase encodes MQTDSITRTLYVVGTPIGNLEDMTFRAVRILQTVDIIAAEDTRHTGKLLHHFQINTPQISYHEHNQQQRIPEILNELDKGKAIALVTDAGMPGISDPGYELVKACIEAKIPVVPIPGCSAVVTALSASGLPTDKFVFEGFLPAKSKDRQQRLEALQTESRTIIFYESPHRLRQTLQDLANVLGEVRQVVLARELTKLHEEFWRGTVEDAIALYNSREPQGEFTLVLAGTQLSMPILTEDALKSELQELIKQGLSRSQASRQLAQQTSLSRRQIYQLALAIPDLPLSELE; translated from the coding sequence ATGCAGACAGATTCAATAACTAGAACACTTTATGTAGTGGGAACGCCAATTGGAAACCTGGAAGATATGACTTTCCGGGCTGTGCGGATCTTGCAAACAGTGGATATAATTGCTGCTGAGGATACGCGACATACAGGGAAGCTATTGCACCATTTTCAGATTAATACTCCCCAGATTAGCTACCACGAACACAATCAACAACAGCGTATTCCAGAAATATTAAATGAGCTGGATAAAGGAAAAGCGATCGCTCTGGTTACTGACGCTGGAATGCCTGGAATCTCAGATCCAGGCTATGAGTTAGTTAAAGCTTGCATTGAGGCAAAAATTCCAGTTGTGCCGATTCCTGGTTGCAGTGCTGTTGTCACTGCTTTGAGTGCATCGGGGCTACCTACAGATAAATTTGTGTTTGAAGGCTTCTTACCAGCAAAAAGTAAAGACAGGCAACAACGTTTGGAAGCTTTGCAAACAGAATCGCGTACCATAATTTTCTATGAATCTCCGCACCGCCTGCGCCAAACTTTGCAAGACTTAGCAAATGTTTTGGGAGAAGTAAGACAGGTGGTGTTGGCAAGAGAGTTAACTAAATTGCACGAAGAATTTTGGCGGGGAACAGTTGAAGATGCGATCGCGCTCTATAATTCCCGCGAACCTCAAGGTGAATTTACCCTGGTTCTTGCTGGTACTCAACTGTCGATGCCAATTTTAACGGAAGATGCTCTAAAATCAGAGTTGCAGGAACTTATCAAACAAGGATTATCGCGCAGTCAAGCTAGCCGCCAGTTAGCCCAACAAACCTCCCTCTCTCGCCGCCAAATTTATCAGCTAGCGTTAGCAATTCCGGATTTACCTTTATCGGAATTGGAGTAG
- a CDS encoding EAL domain-containing protein codes for MLELLKNLLATNSFIPHGHCYLWKSELLSLHIVSDLSIALAYYSIAITLIYFIHQRRDVPFRWMFLLFGAFMISCGTSHVMEVWTLWHPNYWLSGFIKAIAAFMSCYTAVKLVGLIPKVLALPSSADLEAANQKLAAEISDRQQVEAALRHSEARFRSVFEGAAIGIALIDVNGQPVAMNPALSRMLGYSENDCQQITSRKYTDLVNLPTGWERYQELISGKSDFYQMEKRYLSKDGPLLERDDSYQMEKRYLSKDGQLLWCHITVSSVRDGEGKPQFGIRMVEDITKRKQAEVALRQYQEHLEELVGERTAHLQQANQQLSWQATHDQLTGLANRREFEKRLEEAVVDARTSKHTHALCYLDLDRFKIVNDTCGHVAGDELLRQVSSLLQNSVRKTDVLARLGGDEFALLLYNCPLESALRVAQQLQESINIFRFAWQEKPFSIGVSIGIVTINEQTTNVDKVLNDADAACYAAKNKGRNRVHLYEANDVDLTQQRLDMLWVARIERAIADDQFCLYYQPIAPLNADLATGFHYEVLLRLVDDNGELIPPMAFLPTAERCNLMPSVDRWVIRTFFTWLSDSSSGILRKPLNLKSIYAINLSGATVNDDNFIDFLKEQLSIYQIPTGLICFEITETVAIANLGKAAGLIKDLKSLGCRFALDDFGSGMSSFAYLKSLPVDYLKIDGAFVKDIADDPIDFAMVEAFNRIGHVMGLQTIAEYVANDSILQKVRSLGVDYAQGYFIAKPKPILDFRI; via the coding sequence ATGTTGGAACTTTTAAAAAACCTCTTGGCCACGAACTCGTTTATTCCGCACGGACACTGCTATCTATGGAAGTCAGAGCTGTTGTCGTTGCACATAGTCTCAGATTTATCGATAGCACTAGCTTATTATTCAATTGCTATCACGCTTATCTACTTCATCCACCAGAGGCGAGATGTGCCATTCCGCTGGATGTTTCTGCTGTTTGGAGCATTTATGATTTCCTGCGGCACCAGCCATGTGATGGAAGTTTGGACGCTTTGGCACCCAAACTACTGGCTGTCTGGTTTTATAAAAGCGATCGCGGCTTTTATGTCTTGTTACACTGCTGTAAAACTGGTTGGGTTGATTCCCAAAGTGCTTGCACTCCCCAGCTCTGCCGACCTAGAAGCAGCTAACCAAAAACTAGCAGCAGAAATCAGCGATCGCCAGCAAGTAGAGGCAGCGCTACGTCATAGCGAGGCTCGCTTCCGATCGGTATTTGAGGGAGCAGCCATCGGCATCGCGCTCATAGACGTTAACGGACAACCTGTGGCGATGAACCCTGCTTTATCACGGATGCTGGGTTACAGCGAGAATGATTGCCAACAAATAACTTCTAGGAAATATACCGATTTAGTAAATTTGCCTACGGGTTGGGAGCGTTATCAGGAGTTAATAAGCGGGAAAAGTGACTTCTACCAAATGGAGAAGCGTTACCTTAGCAAAGATGGACCGCTGCTTGAGCGCGACGACTCATACCAAATGGAGAAACGTTACCTTAGCAAAGATGGGCAGTTGCTCTGGTGTCATATCACCGTTTCCAGCGTGCGGGACGGTGAAGGAAAGCCGCAATTCGGCATTCGCATGGTGGAAGACATTACTAAGCGCAAGCAAGCAGAGGTGGCGCTGCGGCAGTATCAAGAACATCTCGAAGAACTGGTAGGAGAGCGTACTGCTCACCTGCAACAAGCAAATCAACAACTATCATGGCAAGCAACCCACGATCAGCTGACAGGTTTAGCCAATCGCCGCGAATTTGAAAAGCGCCTGGAGGAAGCTGTAGTTGATGCCAGAACGTCAAAACATACACACGCGCTTTGTTATCTGGATCTCGATCGGTTCAAGATTGTCAACGATACTTGCGGCCATGTCGCTGGCGATGAACTGTTGCGTCAGGTCAGCAGTTTGTTACAAAACAGCGTGCGTAAGACAGATGTTCTGGCGCGGCTGGGAGGCGATGAATTTGCCTTATTGCTGTACAACTGCCCTCTAGAGTCAGCGCTAAGAGTAGCTCAACAGTTGCAAGAAAGTATTAATATATTCCGGTTTGCGTGGCAGGAAAAACCTTTTAGCATCGGTGTCAGTATTGGTATTGTGACGATTAACGAGCAAACTACCAACGTAGACAAGGTATTAAATGACGCTGACGCTGCATGCTATGCCGCTAAAAATAAAGGGCGAAATCGCGTCCATCTCTACGAAGCTAACGATGTAGATTTAACACAGCAACGGCTAGATATGTTGTGGGTGGCGCGGATAGAGAGAGCGATCGCAGACGATCAGTTTTGCTTGTACTACCAACCCATCGCCCCCCTCAACGCGGACCTAGCTACAGGGTTTCATTACGAGGTTTTGCTGCGCTTGGTGGATGACAACGGCGAGTTGATACCGCCAATGGCATTTCTCCCGACAGCCGAACGCTGTAACCTGATGCCAAGCGTTGACCGCTGGGTAATCCGCACGTTCTTTACTTGGCTATCCGATAGTTCATCTGGCATTTTGAGAAAGCCACTAAATTTAAAATCAATTTATGCAATCAACCTGTCTGGTGCTACCGTTAACGACGACAATTTTATTGACTTCCTCAAGGAGCAGTTGTCAATATATCAAATCCCGACGGGGCTAATTTGCTTCGAGATTACAGAAACAGTAGCTATTGCAAATCTGGGTAAAGCTGCTGGGCTGATTAAAGATTTAAAGTCGTTGGGTTGTCGCTTTGCTTTAGATGATTTTGGCAGCGGTATGTCTTCTTTTGCTTATCTTAAGTCTCTGCCTGTTGATTACTTAAAAATTGATGGGGCCTTTGTTAAAGACATTGCCGACGATCCGATTGATTTTGCGATGGTGGAAGCATTCAACCGTATCGGGCACGTAATGGGTCTTCAAACTATTGCTGAGTATGTTGCTAATGATTCTATTCTACAAAAGGTAAGATCGCTAGGGGTGGATTATGCTCAGGGTTATTTTATTGCTAAACCTAAACCAATTTTAGATTTTAGAATTTAA
- a CDS encoding sugar kinase, which yields MKQGFFVGLVTLDLVYLTAGLPDKNQKIVASDYAVSAGGPATNAAVAFSYLNNRATVLGSIGVHPINSLIKADLESHHVTVLDLAPDRSEPPPTSSIIITQATGDRAVISINAVKSQVAAEKLPSLTPLSDSTRLEGVDIVLIDGHQIAVGEAIAQTASSKNIPVVLDGGSWKPGLEKILPFVDYAICSANYYPPGCHSSEEVFSYLSSMGIPYIAITRGEHPIQYIAAGKSGIIEIPKIKPVDTLGAGDIFHGAFCHYILQATFIDALAAGAKIASQSCQFFGTRRWMTERD from the coding sequence ATGAAACAGGGATTTTTTGTAGGATTAGTGACTTTAGATCTGGTTTACTTAACAGCAGGGCTGCCCGATAAGAACCAGAAAATTGTCGCCTCTGACTACGCTGTAAGCGCGGGTGGCCCTGCAACCAATGCAGCAGTCGCTTTCAGTTATCTGAACAATCGAGCAACAGTTTTGGGTAGTATTGGCGTCCATCCGATTAATTCTCTGATCAAAGCAGATTTGGAAAGTCATCATGTGACAGTTTTAGACTTGGCACCCGATCGCAGCGAGCCGCCCCCGACATCTTCCATCATCATTACCCAGGCAACAGGCGATCGCGCTGTGATTTCTATCAATGCGGTTAAGTCTCAAGTTGCTGCGGAAAAACTACCCTCCCTTACTCCCCTCAGTGATAGCACTAGGTTAGAGGGAGTTGATATTGTCCTGATTGACGGGCATCAAATAGCAGTAGGGGAAGCGATCGCGCAAACAGCTTCATCCAAAAATATTCCAGTTGTACTAGACGGGGGTAGCTGGAAACCAGGCTTAGAGAAAATATTACCTTTCGTCGATTACGCCATATGCTCAGCAAACTATTATCCCCCTGGTTGCCATAGTAGCGAAGAAGTTTTTTCCTATCTTTCAAGTATGGGAATTCCTTACATCGCAATTACTAGAGGAGAACATCCCATTCAATATATCGCTGCTGGTAAAAGTGGCATTATAGAAATTCCTAAAATTAAGCCCGTCGATACGTTAGGTGCTGGTGATATCTTTCATGGTGCTTTCTGTCATTACATTTTACAAGCAACGTTTATAGATGCTCTAGCCGCTGGTGCAAAAATTGCTTCACAGTCTTGTCAATTTTTTGGCACTAGGCGCTGGATGACGGAACGAGATTAA
- a CDS encoding 3'(2'),5'-bisphosphate nucleotidase CysQ, with translation MTILKYLGENRYEGLDEVVAIAREVGWGAAEVLQSFYTGDRSGEDLQIQKKKGGPVTAADVAANDYILNNLQASFGNQDFGYLSEETHQSGSPALVQPWVWIIDPLDGTRDFIDKTGEYAVHIALVHEGQPILSVVPWPETGKLYYATKGGGTFVETRDGQVRQLHLDGKKATEDLTLVVSRTHRDERFKQLLEQLSYKNKHYVGSVGCKIITLLEHRADVYISLSGKSAPKDWDFAAPELILTEAGGHFTHADGTPLKYNQGDVTQWGCVIASNGEYHPALCEEATTILAQLDS, from the coding sequence GTGACAATATTAAAATATTTGGGTGAAAACAGATATGAGGGACTCGACGAAGTAGTAGCGATCGCTCGTGAAGTCGGTTGGGGTGCGGCAGAAGTTCTGCAATCGTTTTATACAGGCGATCGCAGTGGGGAAGACTTACAAATTCAGAAGAAAAAAGGTGGCCCCGTAACTGCCGCAGATGTAGCAGCAAACGACTACATTCTCAATAACTTGCAGGCGTCTTTCGGCAATCAAGATTTCGGCTACCTCAGCGAAGAAACTCATCAATCTGGCTCACCAGCACTCGTTCAACCTTGGGTGTGGATTATTGACCCCCTCGATGGCACGCGAGATTTTATCGACAAAACTGGCGAATACGCCGTCCACATTGCATTAGTACATGAAGGACAACCCATATTGTCAGTAGTCCCCTGGCCTGAAACTGGTAAATTGTACTATGCAACCAAAGGCGGCGGCACTTTTGTAGAAACCCGCGACGGGCAAGTAAGGCAGTTGCATCTGGATGGCAAAAAGGCAACTGAAGATTTAACCCTAGTTGTCAGCCGCACTCACCGAGATGAACGATTTAAGCAACTTTTAGAGCAGCTTTCTTATAAGAATAAACATTATGTCGGCAGTGTGGGTTGCAAAATCATCACGCTTTTAGAACATCGGGCAGATGTTTATATCTCCCTTTCCGGCAAATCAGCACCTAAAGATTGGGATTTCGCTGCACCAGAGTTAATTTTGACCGAAGCTGGCGGACACTTCACTCATGCTGATGGTACACCCTTAAAGTACAATCAGGGCGATGTAACTCAATGGGGTTGTGTAATAGCTAGTAACGGTGAATATCATCCAGCTTTGTGTGAAGAAGCTACAACAATTTTGGCACAGCTAGATAGCTAA
- a CDS encoding tetratricopeptide repeat protein yields MAKESRPKDWETLNNRCLGLAFTGYAEEAIQVGVKAVEAAINCFGENNPNVAECLKNLGIAYLYNRDYNLAENMLRRAVAIAEATLDSDHNDISEYIHQLGVVLHAQGKYEEAEKLYKRGLIIRENIYGQQHQIIAKSLGDLARLYLDTKGDFKDTEALLLRSKSILEKRIDGAQEHRDELDEALFDLSVLTNNLGSNYRRQNRMDEAENYLMRSLDLLEQFYDRGNKPTPAFVQTLINNLAALYTQQGKDIDSDREFNLLLNRASKILDLDDGETDNELQTEQQFWQTLKQQLQQLQQKRRLDDVAIAQALSYMFKNKVLPEMFQEPAELQDVIIGFAERTYKSNLIAYTPMSMDLIIAGHKSLSETLDNLGEIYILGVLKPEE; encoded by the coding sequence ATGGCAAAAGAAAGCAGACCAAAAGATTGGGAAACTTTAAACAACCGTTGTCTAGGTTTAGCCTTTACGGGTTATGCTGAAGAAGCTATTCAGGTGGGAGTGAAAGCGGTTGAAGCAGCTATAAATTGTTTTGGAGAGAACAATCCAAATGTAGCTGAATGCTTGAAAAATTTAGGTATAGCCTATTTGTATAACCGAGACTATAACCTAGCTGAAAATATGCTTCGCCGCGCTGTAGCGATCGCTGAAGCTACTCTAGATAGCGACCATAATGACATATCGGAATATATCCACCAGCTTGGTGTGGTATTACACGCGCAGGGGAAGTATGAAGAAGCTGAGAAATTGTACAAGCGCGGCTTAATTATTAGGGAGAATATCTACGGTCAGCAACATCAAATTATAGCTAAGTCTCTTGGCGATCTAGCTCGTTTGTACTTGGATACTAAAGGCGATTTTAAAGATACTGAAGCTCTACTTTTAAGATCTAAGTCTATCTTGGAAAAACGCATAGATGGAGCGCAAGAACATAGAGATGAGTTGGACGAAGCTTTATTTGACTTGTCAGTTTTGACAAATAATTTGGGTTCTAATTATCGCCGACAGAACAGGATGGATGAGGCTGAAAATTATTTGATGCGATCGCTCGACTTGCTAGAGCAATTTTACGATCGAGGTAACAAACCAACTCCAGCTTTTGTACAAACTTTAATAAATAACCTAGCAGCTCTTTATACTCAGCAAGGCAAAGACATTGACAGCGATCGCGAATTTAATCTTCTGCTAAATCGTGCAAGTAAAATTTTAGACTTAGACGATGGTGAAACTGACAACGAGCTTCAAACCGAGCAACAATTCTGGCAAACGCTAAAACAACAACTACAGCAACTTCAACAAAAACGCCGCTTGGATGATGTGGCGATCGCGCAAGCTCTTAGCTATATGTTTAAAAACAAAGTACTACCAGAAATGTTCCAAGAACCCGCAGAGTTGCAAGATGTCATTATTGGGTTTGCCGAACGCACCTATAAATCTAACCTCATTGCTTACACCCCTATGAGTATGGATTTAATCATCGCTGGACATAAATCTCTTAGCGAAACCCTCGATAATTTGGGCGAAATTTATATTTTAGGCGTGTTAAAACCAGAGGAATAA
- a CDS encoding class I SAM-dependent methyltransferase, whose protein sequence is MQLRPNQRTKLDDTDDTLFYSYPRFVTHVDEGFIQQLTDLYRERLKPNTRIFDMMSSWVSHLPDEIKFAHVEGHGLNEEELAKNPRLDRYFAQNLNLDPKLPLLDAEFDAVLNCVSVQYLQYPEAVFSEIHRILKPGGIAIISFSNRMFYQKAIAMWRDGTEASRIELVKSYFNSVAGFSQPEVISRQSNAPAFMQMLGMGGGDPFYAVIASRSA, encoded by the coding sequence ATGCAGCTGCGACCCAATCAACGTACTAAGTTAGACGATACAGACGATACGCTGTTTTATTCCTATCCGCGTTTTGTTACCCATGTGGATGAAGGCTTCATCCAGCAGCTAACTGACTTATATAGAGAGAGGCTCAAGCCTAATACTCGGATCTTTGACATGATGAGCAGTTGGGTTTCGCATCTCCCGGATGAGATTAAATTTGCCCACGTCGAAGGGCACGGACTTAATGAGGAGGAATTGGCAAAAAATCCCCGCTTGGATCGTTACTTTGCCCAAAATCTGAATTTAGATCCAAAATTACCCCTTTTGGATGCAGAGTTTGATGCAGTTCTTAACTGCGTTTCAGTTCAATATCTGCAATATCCAGAGGCGGTATTTAGCGAGATTCACCGCATCCTAAAACCAGGGGGTATTGCAATTATTAGCTTTTCCAACCGGATGTTTTATCAAAAAGCGATCGCAATGTGGCGGGACGGTACAGAAGCGAGTCGGATTGAGTTAGTTAAAAGCTACTTTAACTCTGTCGCTGGGTTTAGCCAGCCCGAAGTTATTTCCCGTCAGTCTAATGCACCCGCTTTTATGCAAATGCTGGGTATGGGTGGGGGCGATCCTTTTTATGCGGTAATTGCTTCGCGTTCTGCTTAA
- a CDS encoding MarR family winged helix-turn-helix transcriptional regulator translates to MSTTPVDRKTLEQWREVLAPYGIGYRLKLLSQLASRRFQDRLEPFGLTPFHWVVLCCLWEEDGLPTSSISEKLQQVGGTLTGVLDRMEERGIIYRQRDNRDRRIWRIWLTDEGKQLQEVLPPIAWEIREQAMNGISPDDRELISKLVDIAIANLS, encoded by the coding sequence ATGTCTACCACACCTGTAGATCGCAAGACTTTGGAACAGTGGCGGGAAGTTCTAGCACCCTACGGCATCGGCTACCGACTGAAACTGCTATCTCAACTTGCAAGTCGCAGATTCCAAGATCGGCTTGAGCCTTTCGGACTTACTCCGTTTCACTGGGTTGTGTTGTGCTGTCTGTGGGAAGAAGACGGCTTGCCTACTTCTAGCATTAGCGAGAAACTGCAACAGGTGGGAGGTACGTTGACGGGTGTGCTGGATCGCATGGAAGAACGCGGGATAATTTATCGACAGCGTGACAACCGCGATCGCCGTATTTGGCGCATCTGGCTGACTGATGAAGGCAAGCAGCTTCAAGAAGTGCTACCCCCGATTGCATGGGAAATCAGAGAGCAAGCAATGAACGGTATTTCCCCAGACGATCGAGAATTAATATCCAAGTTGGTAGATATAGCGATCGCGAATCTCTCTTAA